A single region of the Polyangiaceae bacterium genome encodes:
- a CDS encoding MoaD/ThiS family protein: protein MAVTVRIPTPLRTLTGGEEAVTVDGATVRDVIEDMEKKHPGMRERLLDDKGVRRFVNIYVGDEDIRFLDGLDTKMEDGTEISIVPAIAGG, encoded by the coding sequence ATGGCAGTCACGGTTCGCATTCCCACTCCCCTGCGTACGCTCACCGGCGGCGAAGAAGCCGTGACGGTGGACGGTGCGACGGTCCGCGACGTCATCGAGGACATGGAGAAGAAGCACCCCGGGATGCGGGAGCGCCTGCTCGACGACAAGGGCGTGCGGCGCTTCGTGAACATCTACGTCGGTGACGAGGACATTCGCTTCCTCGACGGCCTCGATACCAAGATGGAAGACGGCACGGAGATCAGCATCGTGCCTGCCATCGCCGGCGGCTGA
- a CDS encoding EamA family transporter: MVRAPMAKYGIALAIALLLNAAANLMIKFGMRGVELELAGAGIMDNGFVGLLKLLLRHWVVLLGVACFAANVVFYGFALQKLPISTAYPIMVTGGFAIIVVVAGLMLGERLSAPQWAGVAAILLGVFLVARDAGRQMGGSPPKDAATEAR, from the coding sequence ATGGTGCGCGCCCCCATGGCCAAGTACGGCATTGCACTCGCGATAGCGCTACTGCTGAACGCTGCGGCAAACCTCATGATCAAGTTCGGCATGCGCGGCGTGGAGCTCGAGCTGGCCGGCGCGGGAATCATGGACAACGGCTTCGTCGGGTTGCTCAAGCTCTTGCTCCGACATTGGGTCGTGCTCCTCGGCGTCGCGTGTTTCGCCGCGAACGTGGTGTTCTACGGTTTCGCGTTGCAGAAGCTGCCGATCAGCACGGCCTATCCGATCATGGTCACCGGCGGCTTCGCCATCATCGTGGTGGTCGCGGGATTGATGCTCGGCGAGCGGCTGTCGGCTCCGCAGTGGGCCGGCGTCGCGGCCATCCTGCTCGGTGTGTTCCTCGTGGCTCGAGACGCCGGGCGTCAGATGGGCGGATCGCCTCCCAAGGATGCCGCAACCGAGGCACGCTGA
- the cysK gene encoding cysteine synthase A, translating to MTSLPSLPDHPAVYGSVLELIADTPLVEIRRLEPEPTRGRVFGKLESQNPGGSVKDRICLAMIERAEREGKLGPGGVVVEPTSGNTGIGLALVCARRGYRCILTMPESMSLERRQLLSSFGAEVVLTPESGQMEGAIQRAREIVAATAGAFMPQQFDNPENPEVHTRTTAQEIFHAMAGESLDAFVAAVGTGGTVSGVGRALRQRAPGCRIIAVEPEACATITRGERGPTKIQGLAAGFVPKNFDATAPHEVRTVTDDRAWQVKRALSTQEGLLVGISAGANVGVALDVARELGPGKNVVTILCDTGERYFSLDEYFAD from the coding sequence ATGACGTCCCTCCCGTCGTTGCCCGACCATCCCGCTGTCTACGGCAGTGTGCTGGAGCTGATCGCCGACACACCCTTGGTGGAGATCCGCCGTCTGGAGCCGGAGCCCACCCGGGGGCGCGTCTTCGGCAAGCTGGAGTCCCAGAACCCCGGCGGCTCGGTGAAGGATCGCATCTGTCTCGCGATGATCGAGCGCGCCGAGCGCGAGGGCAAGCTCGGCCCCGGCGGCGTCGTGGTGGAGCCCACCAGCGGCAACACCGGCATCGGCCTGGCGCTGGTGTGCGCGCGCCGAGGCTATCGCTGCATCCTCACCATGCCCGAGAGCATGAGCTTGGAGCGGCGGCAGTTGCTCAGCTCCTTCGGCGCCGAGGTCGTGCTGACGCCGGAATCGGGGCAGATGGAAGGCGCCATCCAGCGCGCGCGGGAGATCGTCGCGGCCACCGCCGGCGCGTTCATGCCGCAACAGTTCGACAACCCCGAGAACCCCGAGGTCCACACGCGGACGACGGCGCAGGAGATCTTCCACGCCATGGCCGGAGAGAGCCTGGACGCGTTCGTGGCGGCGGTGGGCACCGGAGGCACCGTGAGCGGCGTCGGGCGCGCGCTGCGGCAGCGCGCCCCGGGCTGCCGCATCATCGCCGTGGAGCCCGAGGCCTGCGCCACCATCACCCGCGGCGAGCGCGGCCCCACCAAGATCCAAGGGCTGGCGGCGGGCTTCGTGCCCAAGAACTTCGACGCGACGGCGCCTCACGAGGTGCGCACCGTGACCGACGACCGCGCTTGGCAGGTCAAGCGCGCGCTATCCACGCAGGAGGGCTTGCTGGTGGGCATCAGCGCGGGGGCGAACGTCGGTGTCGCGCTGGACGTGGCGCGCGAGCTCGGCCCCGGCAAGAACGTCGTCACCATCCTGTGCGACACCGGCGAACGCTATTTCAGCCTCGATGAGTACTTCGCAGACTGA
- a CDS encoding Rrf2 family transcriptional regulator, which yields MKLSNKGRYAVRALFDIAFYNDGKPTQVKDIAEREGIPPRFLEQIFQDLKRAGIVGSKRGPQGGYSLARRATEIRLGDVVRALEGPILLGERADTTSAKKARAGADARKVTETVFRDLSARIEACFDAVTIADICARADELGVRRAKTQRYVYVI from the coding sequence GTGAAGCTCTCGAACAAGGGGCGCTATGCCGTGCGGGCGCTGTTCGATATCGCGTTCTACAACGACGGCAAACCCACCCAGGTCAAGGACATCGCCGAGCGGGAGGGCATCCCGCCGCGGTTTCTGGAGCAGATCTTCCAGGATCTCAAGCGCGCCGGCATCGTGGGCTCGAAGCGCGGTCCCCAAGGCGGCTACAGCCTGGCCCGGCGGGCTACGGAGATTCGCCTGGGAGACGTGGTGCGGGCGCTCGAAGGTCCCATCCTCCTCGGCGAGCGGGCGGATACCACCTCCGCCAAGAAAGCGCGCGCCGGAGCCGACGCACGCAAGGTGACGGAGACGGTGTTTCGTGATCTTTCGGCCCGCATCGAAGCATGCTTCGATGCCGTGACGATCGCCGACATCTGCGCTCGGGCGGACGAGCTCGGCGTGCGGCGCGCGAAGACCCAGCGCTACGTCTACGTGATCTAG
- a CDS encoding HesA/MoeB/ThiF family protein has translation MSTSQTDSVLAGKSVLVVGVGGLGCPAALALVRSGLGRLLLADDDEVELSNLHRQILFRDEQLGRDKLDAARESLEALGDGRTQIELVRERLLPDNALSFVERADVIVEGADNFATKFLAADAAHLARRPVVHGAGVRWTATAWCVAPEGAPCYRCLFEDVPTGAAVPNCAEAGVMGPVVGVCGALMADLALRLLAGETPFGTIHTFDGKTDRLRSVAVAARGDCPLCGSSPKIFDIIESRYIQGICAA, from the coding sequence ATGAGTACTTCGCAGACTGACTCCGTGCTCGCCGGCAAGTCCGTGCTGGTGGTGGGCGTCGGGGGCCTCGGGTGCCCTGCAGCCCTGGCCCTGGTGCGCTCCGGTCTGGGCCGGCTGCTGCTCGCGGACGACGACGAGGTGGAGCTCTCCAACCTGCATCGACAGATCTTGTTCCGGGACGAGCAGCTCGGGCGCGACAAGCTCGACGCAGCGCGGGAGAGCCTGGAAGCGCTGGGCGATGGCCGCACGCAGATCGAGCTCGTCCGCGAGCGGCTACTGCCGGACAACGCGCTGTCGTTCGTGGAGCGCGCCGACGTGATCGTGGAAGGCGCGGACAACTTCGCCACCAAATTCCTGGCGGCAGACGCCGCTCATCTGGCCCGACGCCCCGTGGTCCACGGCGCCGGGGTGCGCTGGACGGCGACGGCCTGGTGCGTCGCCCCCGAGGGCGCCCCCTGCTACCGCTGCCTGTTCGAGGACGTTCCCACCGGCGCCGCGGTGCCCAACTGCGCCGAGGCCGGTGTGATGGGTCCCGTGGTGGGGGTGTGCGGTGCCCTGATGGCGGACCTCGCCCTTCGACTGCTGGCGGGCGAAACCCCCTTTGGAACCATCCACACCTTCGACGGCAAGACCGACCGCTTGCGCTCGGTCGCTGTCGCGGCGCGGGGGGACTGCCCATTGTGCGGGTCCAGCCCCAAGATTTTCGACATCATCGAGTCCCGCTACATCCAAGGCATCTGTGCGGCATAA
- a CDS encoding C69 family dipeptidase has product MCDTLVATGEVTADGRVLFAKNSDREASEAQLLEVVPPRVPRGSLTATYIEVPESEPPRRVLLSRPHWMWGAEMGANDAGVVIGNEAVFTRVRPERVGLLGMDLLRLTLERSASAEGAVGVLTALLEEHGQGGPAGHRDKRFRYDNSFLIADPDDAWVLETAGRAWVAARVRGVRAISNGLTIRDEWDRAADGLAARARDAGLEPGRGRVDFARTFADPWITRAAAARGRRGCSEAYLRGRAGEITPQTMMAALRQHGSPDDPRRASRGVAGTVCAHASWLPNRRAAQTTASLVSHLAEERSTHFATGTAAPCTSVFKPLWLDAAPDLGPAPGDDYDADSLWWQHERVHRRALSDLPRFVELIAGERDAFDARVVAAAAEMEAAPVEERRALSERFFAEARALDARWLDRAVAGRRPGLGYAAYWDAEDRRAGLE; this is encoded by the coding sequence ATGTGCGATACGCTGGTAGCCACCGGAGAGGTCACCGCCGATGGTCGCGTGCTGTTCGCGAAGAACAGCGATCGGGAAGCGAGTGAGGCACAGCTCTTGGAAGTGGTGCCACCGCGGGTGCCCCGAGGCTCGCTGACCGCCACGTACATCGAGGTGCCCGAGAGCGAGCCCCCGCGTCGGGTGCTGCTGTCGCGGCCGCACTGGATGTGGGGCGCAGAGATGGGCGCCAATGACGCCGGCGTGGTGATCGGCAACGAGGCGGTGTTCACCCGCGTGCGTCCGGAGCGCGTGGGCCTGCTGGGTATGGACCTCTTGCGCCTCACGCTGGAGCGGTCGGCGTCCGCTGAAGGCGCGGTCGGCGTGCTCACGGCGCTGCTCGAGGAGCACGGGCAGGGCGGCCCGGCGGGACATCGCGACAAGCGCTTTCGCTACGACAACAGCTTCTTGATCGCCGACCCCGACGACGCCTGGGTGCTGGAGACCGCGGGGCGCGCGTGGGTCGCCGCGCGCGTGCGCGGCGTGCGCGCGATCTCCAATGGCCTGACGATTCGCGACGAGTGGGATCGCGCCGCAGACGGCCTCGCGGCGCGGGCGCGGGATGCCGGTCTCGAGCCGGGGCGCGGCCGCGTGGACTTCGCGCGCACCTTCGCCGATCCGTGGATCACCCGCGCCGCGGCCGCCCGCGGCCGCCGGGGCTGCAGCGAGGCCTACCTGCGAGGACGGGCAGGGGAGATCACGCCGCAGACGATGATGGCGGCCCTGCGTCAGCACGGCAGCCCCGACGATCCACGGCGCGCGAGTCGCGGCGTCGCGGGTACGGTGTGTGCCCACGCGTCGTGGTTGCCGAACCGCCGCGCCGCGCAGACCACGGCGTCTCTGGTGAGCCATCTCGCCGAAGAGCGGAGCACGCACTTCGCGACGGGCACTGCAGCGCCGTGCACCAGCGTGTTCAAGCCGCTGTGGCTCGACGCCGCGCCGGACCTCGGCCCCGCGCCGGGGGACGACTACGACGCGGACTCCCTGTGGTGGCAGCACGAGCGCGTGCACCGCCGCGCGCTCAGCGACTTGCCGCGCTTCGTCGAGCTCATCGCCGGCGAGCGGGACGCGTTCGACGCTCGCGTCGTGGCCGCCGCCGCGGAGATGGAAGCCGCCCCGGTCGAAGAGCGGCGCGCGCTGTCCGAGCGCTTCTTCGCCGAGGCCCGCGCCCTCGACGCGCGCTGGCTCGACCGCGCCGTGGCGGGCCGCCGACCGGGCCTCGGCTACGCGGCGTACTGGGACGCGGAGGATCGACGCGCCGGCCTCGAGTGA